The segment AGCAGCGCGCGCAGGCTGCCGAACTGCGGCACCGCCAGCACCACCTTGCGGCAGCGGCCGATACGCGCAAGGTCCAGGTCGATGTTGCCGCTCATGTCGCCGGAGAACGACACCATCACATGCGGGCGGCTGCAGTATTCGTCCAAGGTCAGCGGCCCCGGGCGGCTGTCGGCGCGCAACACGCGCACGCCGATGTCGCGCAGCTTGCGGCGCTTGGCGTTGGCCGGCAGCTCGGTGGTGTAGCTGACCCCCACCGAGATCTCGCCCGAGGCCAGCAGCGCCGGCATCAGCAGGAAGTTGGCGCGGCGTACCACCACGCTGATCTGCGGCGCCTCTTCGCGCAAGGCCTCCAGCAGCGGCGGGAACAGGCCAAACTCGGCGTCGTCCGACAGCCCCAGGCGGAACACGTTGCAACTGCTGGCAGGCTCAAAGGTCTTGGCCCGGCTGATGGCTGCGGAAATCACGTCCATGGCCGGGCCCAGCTCGTGGAAGATCTGCATGGCCCGGGGCGTCGGCTCCATGGCCCGGCCGTTGCGGATCAGCAGCGGGTCGTCGAACAAGTCGCGCAGGCGCGCCAGGGCGGCGCTCACGGTCGGCTGGGTGATGAACAGTTTTTCGCCCACGCGGGTCAGGTTGCGTTCGATCATCAGCGATTCGAACACCACCAGCAGGTTCATGTCGACGCGGCGCAGGTCGTTGCGGTTCATGCACAGGGGCCTTGGGCGGAGGGTGACCGCAGATT is part of the Pseudomonas fakonensis genome and harbors:
- a CDS encoding LysR family transcriptional regulator, whose translation is MNRNDLRRVDMNLLVVFESLMIERNLTRVGEKLFITQPTVSAALARLRDLFDDPLLIRNGRAMEPTPRAMQIFHELGPAMDVISAAISRAKTFEPASSCNVFRLGLSDDAEFGLFPPLLEALREEAPQISVVVRRANFLLMPALLASGEISVGVSYTTELPANAKRRKLRDIGVRVLRADSRPGPLTLDEYCSRPHVMVSFSGDMSGNIDLDLARIGRCRKVVLAVPQFGSLRALLRNTEMIATVPDYAACALADDGSLRADPAPFDIAEAELSMAWSSAHDNDPAERWLRERILQFMSKAG